A stretch of the Kushneria konosiri genome encodes the following:
- the miaB gene encoding tRNA (N6-isopentenyl adenosine(37)-C2)-methylthiotransferase MiaB produces the protein MTKKLFIKTHGCQMNEYDSARMADLLGESHQLELTDNENEADVILLNTCSIREKAQEKVFHQLGRWKKLKAANPNLVIGVGGCVASQEGDNIQKRAPHVDMVFGPQTLHRLPDMMDNRNESGNLISVVDVTFPEIEKFDRLPAPNSDGASSFVSIMEGCSKYCSFCVVPYTRGEEISRPFEDVLDEVVHLAEQGVREINLLGQNVNAYRGMDETGEEIDLAEMIAAVAAVDGIDRIRFTTSHPVEFTDSLIEAFGEIPELVSHLHLPVQSGSDAILKAMKRGHGREEYIAKMERIREKRPDISFSSDFIIGFPGETEQDFLDTMDLIERIGFDHSFSFVYSKRPGTPASDLPDDTPEPVKKQRLKILQDRITQNAIGISRRMVGTTQRILVSGFSPKDPGELSGRTENNRVVNFRAANPIDLIGYFVDVEIVEAFPNSLRGELVSGQKY, from the coding sequence ATGACGAAGAAACTCTTCATCAAGACCCACGGCTGCCAGATGAACGAGTACGACTCGGCTCGCATGGCCGACCTGCTGGGCGAATCACATCAGCTTGAGCTGACAGACAACGAAAACGAAGCCGATGTCATCCTGCTCAACACCTGCTCGATTCGTGAAAAGGCGCAGGAGAAGGTCTTTCATCAGCTCGGACGGTGGAAAAAGCTCAAGGCGGCCAATCCGAATCTGGTCATCGGTGTCGGCGGCTGTGTGGCAAGCCAGGAAGGCGACAATATCCAGAAGCGCGCGCCTCATGTCGACATGGTCTTCGGCCCGCAGACCCTGCACCGACTGCCGGACATGATGGATAACCGCAACGAGAGCGGAAACCTGATCTCGGTGGTGGATGTCACCTTTCCGGAAATCGAGAAATTCGATCGGCTGCCGGCCCCCAACTCCGATGGCGCCTCGTCATTTGTCTCGATCATGGAAGGCTGCTCGAAGTACTGCAGCTTCTGTGTGGTGCCTTACACCCGCGGCGAGGAAATTTCCCGGCCGTTCGAGGACGTTCTCGATGAAGTCGTCCACCTGGCCGAGCAGGGCGTACGCGAGATCAATCTTCTGGGACAGAACGTCAATGCCTATCGCGGCATGGACGAAACCGGTGAAGAGATCGATCTGGCTGAAATGATCGCCGCCGTGGCTGCCGTGGACGGTATCGATCGCATCCGCTTCACAACGTCACATCCGGTCGAATTCACCGACAGCCTGATTGAAGCCTTCGGCGAGATTCCGGAGCTGGTGAGCCATCTTCACCTGCCGGTGCAGTCGGGCTCTGATGCCATTCTCAAGGCGATGAAGCGCGGCCATGGCCGTGAGGAATACATCGCCAAGATGGAGCGCATCCGTGAAAAGCGCCCGGACATCAGCTTCTCGTCCGATTTCATCATCGGCTTTCCCGGCGAGACCGAGCAGGACTTTCTGGACACGATGGATTTGATCGAGCGTATCGGTTTCGACCACTCGTTTTCATTCGTCTACTCCAAGCGCCCCGGCACACCGGCGTCTGACCTGCCTGATGATACTCCGGAACCGGTCAAGAAACAGCGCCTTAAAATCCTTCAGGACCGCATTACTCAAAATGCGATCGGCATCTCCCGGCGCATGGTCGGCACGACCCAACGCATCCTGGTCTCGGGCTTCTCGCCAAAGGACCCCGGTGAGCTTTCAGGACGAACCGAAAACAACCGCGTGGTCAACTTTCGCGCCGCCAACCCGATCGACCTGATTGGGTATTTCGTCGATGTTGAAATTGTGGAAGCTTTCCCCAATTCTCTCAGGGGTGAGCTGGTCTCTGGACAGAAATACTGA
- a CDS encoding TIGR04211 family SH3 domain-containing protein — protein MKTIGKLCVGLLLGAGISTAHAEEARWVSDSLSTYVRSGPTDSYRIVGTVDAGQRVTLLESQGNYSRIRTESGDTVWIPSDDLQAQESVQERVPDMQERVQTLTQRLEGINDEWNQRVADMKSSLQSSQSRVNELQTTNDDLNAQLTQAQSKMREYQARLDTEREDLLMRYFVYGGSVAGGGLVLGLLVPHLPRRRKKRDRWF, from the coding sequence ATGAAAACAATCGGAAAACTCTGCGTCGGTCTTTTATTGGGTGCCGGTATCAGCACCGCCCACGCCGAAGAAGCCCGCTGGGTCAGTGATTCTCTGTCGACCTATGTTCGAAGCGGCCCCACAGACAGCTACCGTATCGTGGGAACCGTGGATGCCGGTCAGCGCGTGACGCTGCTCGAATCCCAGGGAAACTACAGCCGTATTCGCACCGAAAGCGGCGACACTGTCTGGATTCCCAGTGATGACCTGCAGGCACAGGAGAGTGTGCAGGAAAGAGTGCCGGACATGCAGGAGCGCGTGCAGACCCTGACGCAGCGCCTGGAAGGCATCAATGATGAGTGGAATCAGCGTGTGGCCGACATGAAAAGCTCGCTGCAAAGCAGTCAGTCACGCGTCAACGAGCTTCAGACCACCAACGATGATCTCAATGCCCAGCTCACTCAGGCACAGTCGAAGATGCGAGAGTATCAGGCACGACTGGATACCGAGCGTGAAGATCTTTTGATGCGCTACTTTGTCTATGGGGGCAGCGTGGCCGGGGGCGGTCTGGTACTCGGCCTGCTGGTGCCGCATCTACCAAGGCGACGTAAAAAGCGCGATCGCTGGTTCTGA
- the lnt gene encoding apolipoprotein N-acyltransferase: MASLLQRRGVSSLLALLAGALTTLTFAPFNVWGLGPVAMAAFYVALQHVNVRQALWRGWLFGVGLFGSGASWVYVSIHDFGNTGGPLAIVLTVLFIAAMALFVMLPALLYRFAASSRLDVPAFAGAWALGEAFRSWAFTGFPWLFLGSAHVSSPLASLAPLGGVYLVSLVVALSGALLARALLSRRWWLLAPLAALWLIPLALPTQWARPAGDEVSVSLVQGDLPQLSKWTPDGQRDAINTYFGLTRQQGLDSDLVIWPETALPMLEQQAMPFLQRVQSTLPADSTLMTGIMQRVQTGMFYNSMIALGDTPGQYRKAHLVPFGEYLPLEPLLGGLLKIFNIPMGNIGAGGNDQPPLQAHGLRLGVAICYEIVYPDLVRQRAESANALVTISNDTWFGHSIGPLQHMQMAQLRALENNRYLLRATNNGMTAIVAPDGQLQARAPRFEPAVLNGTVRPMEGLTPFTRTGSWPTLLLALLMLLGGGILRVKQRNTH; encoded by the coding sequence ATGGCCTCCCTTTTACAGCGCCGCGGCGTCAGTTCCCTTCTGGCTCTGCTGGCCGGCGCACTCACGACGCTGACCTTCGCACCCTTTAATGTCTGGGGGCTTGGCCCCGTGGCAATGGCGGCATTTTATGTCGCCCTTCAGCACGTCAATGTGCGACAGGCACTGTGGCGCGGCTGGCTGTTTGGCGTGGGCCTGTTCGGCAGTGGCGCGTCATGGGTGTATGTGTCCATTCATGACTTTGGCAATACCGGCGGGCCACTTGCCATCGTTTTGACGGTCCTCTTTATCGCCGCCATGGCACTTTTTGTGATGCTCCCGGCCCTGCTGTACCGGTTTGCCGCGAGCTCAAGGCTGGATGTGCCGGCCTTTGCCGGCGCATGGGCGCTGGGCGAGGCCTTTCGCAGCTGGGCCTTTACCGGTTTTCCGTGGCTCTTTCTGGGCAGCGCCCATGTCAGCTCGCCACTGGCGAGTCTCGCGCCGCTGGGCGGCGTTTATCTGGTGTCGCTGGTTGTGGCCCTGAGCGGTGCCTTATTGGCCAGAGCCCTGCTTTCCCGGCGCTGGTGGCTGCTGGCGCCGCTGGCCGCCCTGTGGCTGATACCACTGGCCCTGCCCACCCAGTGGGCCAGACCTGCCGGCGACGAGGTAAGTGTCTCACTGGTACAGGGCGATCTTCCTCAGCTGAGCAAGTGGACCCCCGACGGCCAGCGGGATGCCATCAATACCTACTTTGGCCTGACCCGCCAGCAGGGGCTGGACAGCGATCTGGTCATCTGGCCGGAAACCGCCCTTCCCATGCTGGAGCAGCAGGCCATGCCGTTTTTGCAGCGCGTACAGTCCACCCTGCCGGCAGACAGCACATTGATGACCGGCATCATGCAACGCGTTCAGACCGGCATGTTCTACAACAGCATGATTGCCCTGGGAGACACGCCGGGCCAGTACCGAAAGGCCCACCTGGTGCCCTTCGGCGAATATCTGCCGCTGGAACCTCTACTGGGCGGGCTGCTGAAGATCTTCAATATTCCAATGGGCAACATCGGCGCCGGTGGCAACGATCAACCGCCGCTTCAGGCTCATGGGCTGCGCCTGGGTGTCGCCATCTGTTATGAAATTGTCTATCCCGACCTGGTAAGACAGCGTGCCGAGAGCGCCAATGCATTGGTCACCATTTCCAATGACACCTGGTTTGGCCACTCCATCGGACCACTGCAGCACATGCAGATGGCACAGCTCAGGGCGCTGGAGAACAACCGCTATCTGCTCAGAGCCACCAACAATGGAATGACCGCCATCGTGGCACCGGATGGCCAGCTTCAGGCTCGGGCACCACGCTTTGAGCCAGCCGTGCTCAACGGCACCGTTCGTCCGATGGAGGGTCTGACGCCCTTCACACGCACGGGCAGCTGGCCGACGCTACTCCTGGCACTGTTAATGTTGCTCGGCGGTGGTATCTTGCGCGTCAAGCAACGCAACACTCACTGA
- a CDS encoding DUF1820 family protein: MAARPLYRISFLQQGELWELYARDIFQSELWGFIEVEGVVFGDDTKVVVDPGAEKLRRTFEGVSRSYLPMNAIVRIDEVEREGTPRAVKAEGNVTAFPGAMHWPPREE, from the coding sequence ATGGCGGCAAGGCCCCTTTATAGAATCAGTTTCCTGCAGCAGGGTGAGCTCTGGGAGCTCTACGCGCGCGATATCTTTCAAAGTGAGCTCTGGGGCTTTATCGAAGTCGAGGGTGTCGTCTTTGGTGATGACACGAAGGTAGTGGTCGACCCCGGTGCTGAAAAGCTGCGCCGCACCTTCGAAGGCGTCTCGCGCAGCTATCTGCCGATGAATGCCATCGTTCGCATTGATGAAGTCGAGCGTGAAGGAACGCCGCGAGCGGTGAAGGCCGAAGGTAACGTCACTGCCTTTCCGGGGGCCATGCACTGGCCGCCCCGTGAAGAGTAG
- a CDS encoding zinc ribbon-containing protein, with product MAEHDKSARDNDIEPATPTHDASQTSADPSAEQGSNRLSEAYERIVARFNNRSDSLSREGLQDELDEALSFEADVEEFTRDELAILRAWVERDVSEFRRYLVSGGESLAGFLGIDLSMLSDRLRQGLLSVADRTALDQQRFEEELEVARADYTEGEVVAPGRMSCVHCEHPVILHYRQLLEPCHQCGHRYFQRAGS from the coding sequence ATGGCTGAGCATGACAAATCTGCAAGAGACAACGATATCGAGCCCGCAACCCCCACGCATGATGCATCGCAGACGTCTGCCGACCCCTCTGCCGAGCAGGGCTCAAATCGTCTTTCCGAGGCTTATGAGCGCATCGTGGCGCGGTTCAACAATCGTAGCGATTCGCTGTCGCGGGAAGGACTACAGGATGAGCTTGATGAGGCGCTGAGTTTTGAAGCCGACGTCGAAGAATTCACCCGTGACGAACTCGCCATTCTGCGTGCCTGGGTGGAGCGTGATGTCAGCGAGTTTCGGCGTTATCTGGTCAGCGGCGGAGAGAGCCTGGCGGGGTTTCTGGGCATCGATCTGAGCATGCTGTCCGATCGTCTGCGTCAGGGGCTTCTGTCCGTGGCCGATCGTACGGCGCTGGATCAGCAGCGTTTCGAAGAAGAGCTTGAGGTAGCGCGCGCTGATTATACCGAAGGCGAAGTGGTGGCGCCGGGCCGCATGTCCTGCGTTCATTGCGAGCATCCTGTCATACTGCATTATCGACAGCTGCTTGAGCCCTGCCACCAGTGTGGCCATCGCTATTTTCAGCGCGCGGGGTCCTGA
- a CDS encoding YdcF family protein — translation MLTLLKMYLLPPGIIIVALLFALVVVWHWRRRWGRRLSIAVVLIFWALSTSRVATLLMDPLETAVPIATQKQWEQAQAIVILSGGRLFGQYQLNDFDDVTPMAMQRLADGARIKRQTDLPVLIAGGGGRRGTRHPPEADLMAFRFESSFGLPTRWREVQSHNTEQNALYSARILRDEDIDTVILVTSAWHMPRARRAFENEGINVLAAPTGFTARAGFGPRSFSPNMTALGNSYWALHEYIGLLAGR, via the coding sequence ATGCTGACGCTTTTAAAGATGTATCTTCTGCCGCCGGGCATCATTATCGTGGCACTCCTGTTTGCCCTGGTGGTCGTGTGGCACTGGCGACGACGCTGGGGACGACGGCTAAGCATCGCCGTCGTGCTAATCTTCTGGGCACTGTCGACTTCACGCGTGGCTACCCTGCTGATGGACCCGCTGGAAACGGCGGTGCCCATTGCCACCCAAAAGCAGTGGGAGCAGGCACAGGCGATCGTTATTCTCAGCGGCGGCCGGCTGTTCGGCCAGTATCAGCTCAATGATTTTGACGACGTCACACCCATGGCCATGCAGCGACTGGCCGATGGCGCCCGCATCAAGCGCCAGACTGATCTCCCGGTGCTGATCGCTGGTGGTGGTGGCCGTCGCGGCACCCGACACCCGCCCGAAGCCGATCTCATGGCCTTCCGTTTTGAGAGCAGTTTTGGCCTGCCAACGCGATGGCGCGAAGTGCAAAGTCACAACACGGAACAAAACGCCCTCTACAGCGCTCGCATACTGCGCGATGAAGATATCGACACCGTGATTCTGGTCACCAGTGCCTGGCACATGCCTCGTGCCAGGCGCGCCTTTGAAAATGAAGGCATCAATGTGCTGGCAGCCCCCACCGGATTTACGGCACGAGCGGGCTTCGGGCCGCGCAGCTTCTCACCGAACATGACCGCGCTGGGCAACAGCTATTGGGCGCTGCATGAATATATCGGACTGCTTGCGGGGAGATAG
- a CDS encoding PhoH family protein, which translates to MTQKTANAHRILQLSLEPNDPMRLANLSGQQDEHLHLIEQRLEVTVRNRGNEFQLAGNAARVKATANVLEHLYRETQTQTLSPETVHLYLQESGLESIAEDEDDDMPREGVILRTPRAVIKPRGQNQQQYVEHIRNHDINFGIGPAGTGKTYLAVAAAVEALNQQSVRRILLVRPAVEAGEKLGFLPGDLAQKIDPYLRPLYDALYEMLGFEQVNKLIEKQVIEIAPLAYMRGRTLNNAFVILDESQNTTREQMKMFLTRIGFGSTAVITGDVTQVDLPRGTHSGLIHVLNVLKDVDGISMTRFASKDVVRHPLVARIIDAYEAHESEEDRHS; encoded by the coding sequence TTGACCCAGAAAACTGCCAACGCGCATCGTATTCTTCAGCTGTCGCTGGAACCCAATGACCCCATGCGGCTGGCCAATCTCAGCGGTCAGCAGGATGAACACCTTCATCTGATCGAGCAGCGTCTCGAGGTCACGGTACGCAACCGCGGCAACGAGTTTCAGCTGGCCGGCAACGCCGCGCGCGTCAAGGCGACGGCCAACGTGCTGGAACATCTCTATCGTGAGACCCAGACGCAGACCCTGTCGCCGGAAACCGTACATCTTTATCTGCAGGAATCGGGCCTTGAGTCGATTGCCGAGGATGAAGACGATGACATGCCGCGTGAAGGCGTCATCCTGCGAACGCCGCGTGCCGTCATCAAGCCTCGCGGGCAGAACCAGCAGCAGTACGTTGAACATATCCGAAACCACGACATCAACTTCGGCATTGGGCCTGCCGGTACCGGCAAGACCTATCTGGCCGTCGCCGCCGCGGTTGAAGCCCTGAACCAGCAGAGCGTTCGCCGTATTCTTCTGGTGCGACCGGCCGTGGAAGCCGGCGAAAAACTGGGCTTTCTGCCGGGTGATCTGGCCCAGAAGATCGATCCCTACCTGCGTCCGCTGTATGACGCACTCTACGAGATGCTGGGTTTTGAACAGGTCAACAAGCTGATCGAAAAGCAGGTCATCGAGATTGCGCCGCTGGCTTACATGCGCGGGCGAACGCTCAATAATGCCTTTGTCATTCTTGATGAAAGCCAGAACACCACGCGTGAACAGATGAAGATGTTTCTGACGCGTATCGGCTTTGGCTCCACGGCCGTGATCACCGGCGATGTGACTCAGGTGGATCTGCCGCGCGGCACTCATTCAGGCCTGATTCACGTGCTCAATGTTCTCAAGGATGTCGATGGCATCAGCATGACCCGTTTTGCTTCCAAGGATGTGGTCCGTCACCCGCTGGTCGCGCGCATCATTGATGCCTATGAGGCACATGAATCCGAAGAGGATCGCCACTCATGA
- the ybeY gene encoding rRNA maturation RNase YbeY, with protein MSDAVHVDCQVAVDFDALPDEQALEHWFTTVLEHFPGEIRREITVRFASEEESRTLNHDYRGRDKSTNVLSFPFEAPPEIPLPLLGDLVVSPHVVAREAIEQQKRLEDHFAHMIVHGTLHLLGLDHIDDDEAETMEQLERDILSTLGISDPYAVAPDDFGARDGHQVSEEKRTDA; from the coding sequence ATGAGCGATGCGGTCCATGTCGACTGCCAGGTGGCCGTCGATTTTGACGCCCTTCCCGATGAGCAGGCACTTGAGCACTGGTTCACCACGGTGCTCGAGCATTTTCCCGGAGAGATTCGCCGGGAAATAACGGTCCGATTTGCCAGCGAAGAAGAGAGCCGAACCCTCAATCACGACTATCGCGGCCGCGACAAGTCAACCAACGTGCTCTCCTTTCCCTTCGAGGCGCCACCGGAAATCCCCCTCCCCCTGCTGGGGGACCTAGTGGTCAGTCCTCATGTGGTGGCTCGCGAGGCGATCGAGCAACAAAAGCGCCTTGAAGATCACTTCGCCCACATGATCGTGCATGGTACGCTGCATCTACTGGGTCTTGATCACATCGATGACGATGAGGCCGAGACCATGGAACAGCTCGAGCGGGACATCCTGTCCACGCTGGGCATTTCTGATCCCTATGCTGTTGCCCCCGACGATTTCGGTGCGCGCGATGGCCATCAGGTATCCGAGGAGAAGAGAACCGACGCATGA
- a CDS encoding sulfate/molybdate ABC transporter ATP-binding protein, with protein MSITISDVSRRFGSTTALHPLSLEINQGEMVGLLGPSGSGKTTLLRIIAGLEAPDSGSIHFGNREVTHVHVRKRRVGFVFQHYALFRHMSVFENVAFGLRARPARERPSNAEIRDRVQHLLERVRLDTLAKRLPAQLSGGQQQRVALARALAVEPEVLLLDEPFGALDAKVRLELRRWLRHLHEEFGFTSVFVTHDQEEALELSDRVVVMSNGRIEQIDTPQALYRAPANRFVFSFLGETNRFGGEYHNGRLQQGNAWIALEHSETASDEVLLRPHELMLTTAPDERAYLPVTVDAVSPVGSDVRVELVADWMDAPWLASITHHDFDRLLPARGDSFYVVPSRWHRFAPETT; from the coding sequence ATGAGCATTACCATAAGCGATGTCTCCAGACGTTTTGGCAGCACGACGGCCCTGCATCCGCTGTCACTGGAGATCAACCAGGGAGAAATGGTCGGGCTACTGGGGCCGTCAGGCTCCGGCAAGACCACGCTTTTGCGCATTATTGCCGGCCTTGAAGCCCCGGACAGTGGCTCGATTCATTTCGGTAATCGGGAGGTGACCCACGTCCATGTGCGCAAGCGCCGGGTCGGGTTTGTCTTTCAGCACTACGCACTTTTTCGTCACATGAGCGTGTTTGAAAACGTGGCTTTCGGACTACGGGCACGGCCGGCCAGAGAGCGGCCTTCCAATGCCGAGATTCGCGACCGTGTACAGCACCTGCTTGAGCGTGTTCGCCTGGACACCCTGGCCAAACGTCTACCGGCACAGCTTTCCGGCGGTCAGCAGCAGCGAGTCGCTCTGGCCCGCGCGCTGGCCGTCGAACCCGAGGTGCTGCTGCTGGATGAACCCTTCGGCGCACTGGATGCCAAGGTACGACTCGAGCTGCGTCGCTGGCTCAGGCATCTGCATGAAGAGTTCGGCTTTACCAGCGTGTTCGTGACCCATGATCAGGAAGAAGCGCTTGAGCTTTCCGATCGCGTGGTCGTCATGAGCAACGGCCGCATCGAACAGATCGATACACCACAGGCGCTTTATCGCGCACCGGCCAACCGGTTTGTCTTTTCGTTTCTGGGTGAAACCAACCGCTTTGGCGGCGAGTATCACAATGGGCGGCTGCAACAGGGTAACGCATGGATTGCGCTGGAGCATTCGGAAACGGCGTCCGACGAGGTGCTTTTGCGGCCCCACGAACTGATGCTGACCACGGCGCCCGACGAGCGCGCGTATCTGCCGGTCACGGTAGATGCCGTATCACCGGTTGGCAGCGACGTTCGGGTCGAACTGGTGGCCGACTGGATGGACGCCCCCTGGCTTGCCAGCATCACGCATCACGATTTCGATCGCCTGCTGCCGGCACGCGGTGACAGCTTCTATGTTGTCCCCTCGCGCTGGCACCGGTTTGCTCCCGAAACGACCTGA
- a CDS encoding HlyC/CorC family transporter: MSDDRPASQPSRSWLDRIIGAFSGDNEEPSSRDELISFLKEASTRLSLDQDGLTIIEGAFDISTMQAREAMVPRSQIVAIQADHSPDQCLPIIRETAHSRYPVIDDNLDEVVGVLLVKDMLPLILQDSEERERFRLREVLRPALFIPESKRLNNLLREFRDTRNHMAIVVDEYGGTAGIITIEDILEQIVGDIEDEHDIDEEDDIRDLGNGTYAVKALTPIDDFNERFETSFSDEEFDTVGGLVMQRFGHLPARNESTELEHWRFTVMNADSRRIRWLQAARVDTRPISEDVSRSDH; encoded by the coding sequence ATGAGCGATGACCGACCGGCAAGTCAGCCATCCCGATCTTGGCTTGACAGAATAATCGGCGCTTTTTCCGGCGATAACGAAGAACCCAGCAGTCGCGATGAACTGATCAGCTTTCTCAAGGAAGCCTCCACGCGACTGAGCCTCGATCAGGATGGCCTGACCATCATCGAGGGCGCCTTCGATATCAGCACCATGCAGGCCCGTGAGGCCATGGTACCTCGCTCCCAGATCGTGGCCATTCAGGCCGATCACTCTCCTGATCAATGCCTGCCCATCATTCGCGAGACCGCCCATTCACGTTATCCCGTCATTGATGACAATCTGGATGAGGTGGTGGGCGTGCTGCTGGTCAAGGACATGCTGCCGCTGATTCTTCAGGACAGTGAGGAGCGCGAGCGCTTCAGACTGCGCGAAGTGCTCCGACCCGCCCTGTTCATTCCGGAATCCAAACGACTCAACAATCTGCTGCGCGAATTCCGTGATACCCGCAATCACATGGCCATCGTCGTGGATGAATATGGTGGCACGGCCGGTATCATCACCATCGAGGATATCCTTGAGCAGATCGTGGGCGACATCGAGGATGAGCACGATATCGATGAGGAAGACGATATCCGCGATCTGGGCAACGGGACCTATGCCGTCAAGGCCCTGACGCCCATCGATGACTTCAATGAGCGCTTTGAAACCAGCTTTTCCGATGAAGAGTTCGATACGGTCGGCGGATTGGTCATGCAGCGTTTTGGCCATCTCCCGGCGCGCAATGAGTCGACCGAGCTTGAGCACTGGCGGTTTACCGTCATGAATGCCGACAGCCGCCGCATTCGCTGGTTACAGGCTGCCAGAGTCGATACGCGCCCCATCTCCGAAGATGTTTCCCGGTCCGATCATTGA
- a CDS encoding MFS transporter — protein sequence MSNNNHAGSQSGGRPLSTPLSPERRKAMHQVIIASAIGNFVEWFDFAVYGFLAVIISQHFFPQGSPAIALLQTFAVFAVSFALRPLGGLFFGRLGDRIGRKRVLAITILLMAGATALIGVLPTYGAIGLAAPLLLALARCIQGFSAGGEYAGACTYVLEHAPTHQKARYGSLIPVSTFMAFASAAGLTLLLGMVLSEGDMQSWGWRVPFLIAAPLGLIGLYMRLHLEESPAFKTLQKAPETPHATVSETVKVHKATIICLSAFISATALSFYMFTTYLVTYMQVAGNATIRTALLASLGALVFSGLLCPVIGRLSDRIGRRNTIRGACLSLMIAVFPAYYLAGSGELWSAMLGASLLAVGAVMCGVVTAVLLAEQFPTRVRYTASALCYNVAYTIFGGTAPLIATWLIDLTGHSLAPAFYLIAIALLALIGGSRLPESSHRALDDNEADWHNQSTSSATGGAATHA from the coding sequence ATGTCCAATAACAATCATGCAGGTTCCCAAAGCGGTGGCAGGCCGCTCTCGACGCCCCTGTCGCCGGAAAGGCGCAAGGCGATGCATCAGGTCATCATCGCCTCGGCGATCGGCAACTTTGTCGAATGGTTTGATTTTGCCGTTTACGGCTTTCTTGCCGTCATCATTTCACAGCACTTCTTTCCTCAGGGATCTCCGGCCATTGCCCTGCTGCAGACCTTCGCGGTCTTTGCTGTTTCCTTTGCACTGCGCCCACTGGGAGGTCTTTTTTTTGGCCGACTGGGAGATCGCATCGGACGCAAGCGGGTTCTGGCCATCACGATCCTGCTGATGGCAGGCGCCACGGCATTGATTGGCGTTTTACCTACCTATGGCGCCATTGGTCTGGCTGCGCCCCTGCTGCTGGCACTGGCACGCTGCATTCAGGGCTTCTCGGCAGGCGGTGAATATGCCGGGGCCTGCACCTATGTTCTCGAACATGCCCCGACGCATCAGAAGGCACGCTACGGCAGTCTGATTCCGGTATCGACCTTCATGGCCTTTGCCAGCGCCGCCGGGTTGACCCTGCTGCTGGGCATGGTGTTGTCGGAGGGCGACATGCAGTCTTGGGGCTGGCGTGTGCCATTCCTGATCGCAGCACCGCTGGGTCTGATCGGTTTGTACATGCGCCTGCATCTGGAAGAGTCACCCGCCTTCAAGACCCTGCAAAAGGCACCCGAAACGCCACACGCCACGGTCAGTGAAACCGTGAAGGTGCACAAGGCGACCATTATCTGCCTCAGCGCGTTCATATCTGCCACCGCGCTGTCGTTTTATATGTTCACAACCTATCTGGTGACCTACATGCAGGTAGCAGGCAACGCCACCATCAGGACGGCGCTGCTGGCAAGTCTGGGAGCACTGGTGTTTTCAGGACTTCTATGCCCTGTGATCGGGCGACTGTCGGATCGCATCGGGCGACGCAATACCATACGCGGTGCTTGTCTATCGCTGATGATTGCAGTATTTCCAGCCTATTATCTGGCCGGCAGTGGTGAACTCTGGTCTGCCATGCTGGGGGCATCGCTGCTGGCCGTGGGCGCGGTCATGTGTGGCGTGGTCACGGCTGTGTTGCTGGCCGAACAGTTCCCGACCCGGGTGCGTTATACGGCGTCTGCGCTGTGCTACAACGTGGCCTATACCATTTTTGGGGGAACCGCGCCGCTGATCGCGACATGGCTGATTGATCTGACCGGTCATTCACTGGCGCCAGCCTTCTACCTGATCGCCATTGCGCTGCTTGCCCTGATTGGCGGGTCTCGTCTGCCGGAATCCTCGCATCGGGCGCTGGACGATAATGAAGCAGACTGGCATAACCAGTCCACTTCATCCGCTACAGGGGGAGCAGCGACACACGCCTGA